Below is a genomic region from Hippea sp. KM1.
GGCTCGATAGGTATCTAAGGGAGTTGAAATCCATTGATGGGGTTGTTGAGGTGATGGTGATCTCGACCTGCAACAGGGTTGAGGTGTTGTATGTCTCAGAGGGGGATGTAAAGGATAGGATAGTTGACTATCTATCCAAACACTCGGGTATTGAAAAGAAGGAGCTTGAAGGTTATCTCTATGTGAAGGAGGGTTTAGAGGCCGTAAGGCATATATTCAGGGTTGCATCTTCTTTGGATTCTATGGTTGTTGGTGAGCCGCAGATATTGGGTCAGATTAAGGATGCCTATAAGTGGTCTGTTGAGTTTTTGACAAGCGGCGCCACGATAAACCGTATAATGCGCAGGGCCTTTCACGCCGCAAAGGTGGTAAAGGCCAATACCGACATATCCAGGGGTGCCGTTAGTGTTGCCTATGCCGGCTATTTGGGCGTCAGCAAGCTGATTGATTTGGAAGGCAAAAGGGTTTTGAGTATCGGTTCATCAGAGATGAATAGGCTGGCTTTGGAGTATTTCTCAAAACACGGGGCAGACATCTATGCACTTGCCAACAGAACAAAAGGCAATATAGAAGACCTATGCGAAAAGTACAACGCACCCGCTTATGGCCTTGATGAGATTGGACATATACTGCCTGAGGTCGATATTGTCATTACAGCCACATCGTCCAAAGAGCCTATAATCAAAAAGTGTGATATACCCAACAAAAACCTCATAATCTTGGATTTAGCCCTGCCAAGGGATACCCAAAAGGGTGTTGAGGATTTGGAGAATGTCGTTGTGATCTTTATTGACGATTTGAAGAATGTCGTTGATGAGACGCTAAAGGAGCGCAAAAAACAGGCCCAGATTGCAGAAAGGATCATAGATGATGAGCTTAAGGCGTATCAGGAGTATGTGGAATCACTGAATTACGATGAGGTTGTAAAACAGATAAGGCTGACGGCCGAGAGGATAAGGAAGCTTGAGCTGTATAAGTTTCAGAAGATCTATAAGAACAAGGTGGATGATGAGATTATAGACGGTGTGGATAAGCTGACCAGATCGCTAATATCCAAGATCCTCCACCAGCCGACAATGAATATAAAGGATTTCTTGAACCATCCAGAAGGGGATCTGTATGTCGAACTGCTAAGGAGGCTGTTTGGTTTGAGTAAGTCCAAGAGGGATGTAAGATGCTTCTTCTCAGAAAACAACTGAAGATAGGCACAAGGGGCTCAAAACTCGCCCTATGGCAGGCGGAGTTTGTAAAGAAGCGACTGGCCGATCTGGGTTTTGAGTGTGAGATAGTGCCTATAAAGACAGGCGGCGATAAAACCGATAAACCCCTATACCAGCTTGGCGGAAAGGGTCTGTTTGTTAAGGATATAGAGAAGGCCTTGATGGATAAAACCATAGACATAGCCGTTCACAGCCTAAAGGATATGAGCGTGTTTGAGGATGAACGGTTCGATTTTGTTGTCCTTGAGAGGGATTATTGGCAGGATGTCTTTGTCAGTTTTAAGGGGAATTTCTTGGATATAGATAAGGGTGCAAGGATAGGGACGAGCTCTTTAAGGAGAAGGGCGGAGCTTATTCAATACAGGGATGATTTTGAGTTTGTTGATTTGAGGGGTAATCTGGATACAAGACTGAAAAAGTTAAAAGATGGTGAGATTGATGCCATAGTCGTCTCAAAGAGCGGCTTAAAGAGGCTTGGCTTGTATGATGAGGGTTATATGTATGACCTTGGGTTTATGACACCGGCTGCAGGCCAGGGCGTTATAGCCGTTGAGTTTCTGTCGGATTTTGAGTTTAGGGATGAGCTAAAACAGCTTGAGGATGAAAAAACAAGGATCTGTATAGATTCAGAGAGGGCGTTTGTTAGGCAGTTCAACGCAGCGTGCAACTATCCCATAGGCGCTTTGGCAAGGTTTGAGGGTGATGAGTTTTTTATGCAGATAACCTATGGCTTTCCTGAAAATCTGAAGAGGATTATTAAATACAGCAGGCGGGATATAAGCCCCCTGTTTGTGTTTAGCGATATTGTTGAATATGTTAAAGAGAAGGTAAGGGATTATGAGAATAGGGGTTGATGAACATTTATCGCTTAGATTTTTTCCGTATATCGATGTTAGGGTTGGTTTTGAAAAGGGGCTGGATAGGCGTTTCCTGTTGAAGTGCAAAGGCATAGATCAAAACGAGTATGAGCTGTTTTTAAGCCACGATACAGACGGCAGCGACATTGCCATAACATCCAAAGTTAGGCCGTTTCATAAGGCAAGGGTGCTGTTTAGTGCAAACAGGGAGGATCTGGTCAAATATACACAGCTTTACGATGAGGTATTCAAGATCCATCCCGTCGTCTCTATGGATTTTAGGGGCGTTGACTTTATAATGGACAACTCGTCCAGGTGGGTTGTGTTTACCAGCAAAAGGGCTGTGGAGTTCTTCTTCAAAAGGATAAACCCCCGATGCTTGTGTAATAAAAACATCGCTGCTATCGGTGAGAAGACGGCATTGGCCTTGAAGGAGAAGGGGTTTCAGCTGGATTATGTGCCTGAGGAGTTTTACAGTTCCTCCTTGATTGAATTTTTGAAGGATAAAGAGGATGTGCTTATTATAACGGCGCTTAAATACAACAAGGCCTATGATGAGCTTGAGAATGTTAAGGTTCTACCGGTCTATGAGAATTTCATACCAGATGAGATTGAATACTTTAAACCCGAAGGGGAGTTTGATTTTGGACTGTTCTCCTCACCTTCTGCCTTCTGGCACATAAAGGAGGCCTTCGGCAGTTACGATTTTGCCAAAAGGATCAAAAGGATTATAGCCATAGGTAAAACCACAAAGTCATACATAGAATCGTGCGGTTTTGAGGCTGAGATACCTGCTAAAGCCACAATTGATGAGATGTTTAAATACATTTTTAAGGAGTAAGTATGGGAGAGTTTGATAATTTGGAGAGGATTGCCAGGGATTTAAGGAAAGATATCTTGATTATGTTAAACAAGGCAGGCAGCGGCCATTCGGGCGGCTCATTAAGCGTTTTAGACATACTCGTTGCCTTGTATTTTGGCGGCATCATGAATTACAAACCGGAGGACCCCCAATGGGAGGATAGAGACAGGCTCGTTTTGTCCAAGGGCCATGCATGTCCTGCTCTGTATGCCGTTTTGGCAAAAGCCGGGTTCTTCGATAGAGACCTTTTGTGGACATTGAGAAAGTTGGGTTCCCCTCTTCAGGGGCATCCAGACTCAAAGAAACTTAAAGGCGTTGAGGCCTCAACCGGCTCTTTGGGCAACGGCATAAGCCAGGCTGTGGGTATGGCTCTGGCTGCTAAGGTTTTGAAGAAGAGGTATAAGGTTTTCTGTGTGATGGGCGATGGTGAGTTGCAGGAGGGTATTGTCTGGGAGGCCTTCATGGCGGCCAACCATTACAAGCTCTCAAACCTCGTTGTTATAATCGATTACAACGGTTTGCAGATCGACGGAGCCTGTAATCAGGTTATGAACATAAACCCGCTGAAGGATAAGCTTGAGGCTTTTGGTTTTAGGACTTACGAGATAGGCGGCCATGTGTATAAAAACCTGATAGACACCTTGACAACCGCCAAGAGGAATGTCATAAGCCCAACGGCCATTATAGCAAGAACGGTTAAGGGATACGGTGTGTCGTTTATGGCCAATAAGGTGGAATACCACGGCGTTGCACCCACCGATGAGGAGTTAGAAAAAGCATTGAAGGAGCTTGACAATGGAGCTTAAGGCAACAAGGGAGGCCTACGGTAAGGCCCTGGTTGAGATAGGAAAGATGGATAACCGTGTGGTTGTGCTGGATGCTGACTTAAGCGGTTCAACAAAATCGGCAGAGTTTAAGAAGCAATTTCCCGATAGGTTTTTTAATTTGGGCATAGCAGAGGCCAACATGGCCGGTGTTGCCGCAGGCCTTGCACTGTCGGGTCTGAAACCGTATGCTTCAAGCTTTGCCGTCTTTATAACCGGCAGGGCGTTTGAGATCATCAGACAGTCCATATGTTATCAAGACCTCCATGTGGTTTTGTGTGGCTCGCATTCCGGGATTAGCGTGGGTGAGGATGGCGGCTCTCACCAATCCGTTGCCGATATTGCATTGATGAGGGCACTGCCCAACATGAAGGTCATTGTGCCTGCTGATTACAGCGAGACATATCAGGCCACTCTGGCGACTTTGGATATGGAAGGGCCTGTATACATACGCACATCGAGGGCTAAATCGCCTGTATTTATGCAGAATGAGCCGTTTGAGCTTGGCAGGTCTAAGGTTGTAAGAGAGGGTAAGACCGCCACGCTATTTGCCTGCGGCATGATGGTTCATCTGGCGCTTGAGGCTGCAGAGATACTGACAAAAGACGGTATTGAGCTTGAGGTTGTCAATGTTTCCTCTATAAAGCCCCTGGATAGGGAGACTGTCTATAACTCTGTCAAAAAAACCGGAAGGGCATTTAGCCTTGAAGAGCATTCGGTAATAGGCGGTTTGGGTTCTGCTATAGGTGAGTTTTTGGCCGAGGAGTTGCCCGTTTTTATCCATAAGATGGGGCTTGAGGATAGGTTTGGTGAGTCTGGTTCAAAGGAGGATCTATTCTGTAAATACGGCTTTACAAAAGAGGCAATAGCTGAAAGGATAAAAGAAAGGCTCAATGGTTGAGTTCATAGGTGTTGTTAAGAGCTTCAACAAGAGGATGGTTTTTTCCAATCTAAGCTTCAGGATAGCATCGGGCAGGATAAATCAAATTATATTGCCCCAATCCGGTGGTAAAAGCACCATAATCAAGATGGTTTATGGGGCAGAAAAACCCGATAGCGGCTTTGTCAGGGTATTTGATTTTAATGTTTCTGATTTGAACTATTCCGGTATTCTTCTGCTTAGGAGGTATTTGGGTATCATATTTGAGGATATAAGGCTTATCTCGAATATGACCGTTAAGGAGAATCTCTCGGCCATAACGAGGCTTACAAAGAGGAACCTCTATCTATCCGAGGAGATATTCGAGATGCTGTCGATAGGCCATCTTTTGGATAAGTATCCGCATGAGCTTTCCATTAGCGAACAGTCGCTTGTGAATATTGCAAGGGGGGTTATATACAACTTTCCGCTCGTTATAGCCGATGAGCCGTTGAGGTATCTGTCTGAGGATTACAGAATCAGGGTTATACGGCTGTTTAAGTATTTGAACGAAAAGAAGGGGATAACCTTCTTGATAGCGACGCTTGCCCCCATAGATGATGATTTCTATACGGTGGAGCTTGAGGGGTTATGAGAAGGGATAATGTCAAGATAGCCCTGTTCTTTGTCTTTGTTTCATTTGTTTTGAGTATGAGTATCTTGATGAGCATATTCTTTGTGATGAACAACTATATACAGCAGAAGAAGAGCAAGACCCCGTTGTATCTGTTCTGCTCGCCCAACTCCACATTTAAGGATGTCAAAAACCTTGTCGATACGATAAAGCAAAAAAAGGGGGTTTTGAGCGTTAGGCTTATCACCAGGGATGATGCATTCAAGGAGATGGTGAAGAAGTTTTCGATCGATAAAGACCTGTTCAGCACAAACCCCTTTCCCTATTCGATAGAGGTGTTTTTTCAGCCCTCATACACCAATAAGGAGTTCTTTGACGAGTTTGCCAAATCCATAGAAAATCCCATTATCGAGGATATTAGATACCCCAAGACGCTCCTTAAGGATATAGAGAGCCTGCACCAGAAGCTTCTCTATTTCTCTGAGGCTGTTGTGGGGCTGTTGTATGCAACCCAATTCATTGTATTTGTCTCGCTTATGACCATCTTTTACTCCCACCGCAAATTCGATTACGATACATTGAAGTTCTTTGGCATAAACAGGCTTACCATTCTGAGGCTGTTCATGAAGGAGACGATTACGCCGGCTTTTTGGGGCTTTCTGTTTAGTGTTGTAATCGTTGCCCTGCTTTACTTTGTTTATGGTAAATATGGGCAGATACCCTATATATCAAAGGAGATGCTGCAGAGCTCTCAAAAGAGCACCTTTGCTTTGAATGTGGTCATAGGTTTTATGTTTATACTCGTCTCCTCGGTTTTGGTGTTTTTTGTAAATGATGAAAAGGTTTAGCCTCTTAATTGCGCTCTTTGTGCTCCTTCCCCTATCCTGCTTTCCCGTTAATAAGAAGACCATAGAGCAGAAGCTGAAGAACATAGACCAGACCATAATGAAGAAAAAGAGCGATTACGATAAGCTCAGGCAGCAATACATAGACCTTCTAAATAAGGTAAAATCCACAGACAGTAAGATCAACGATTTGAAAATCAGGATCAAAAAGGCAAAAAGGGACTTAAATTTGCTAAACAAAAAGATAGAGAATCTAAAAAGGGAGATCGGCTCTGTTTCTGAAAGCCTGAATAAGCAGAAGAAGGAGCTATCCTTGGAACTTAAGGCCTATTATAAATACTCACGCATCAGCCCCTACTATCAGGAGGGTGTCTGGTTTGATTATATGAACGGCTTTATTGCAGACTATATGCAAAAACGGATCAAGAGCTATTTGAACAAGAACGCATACCTTAAGGATAGAATGGCAAGGCTTAAGCATTACATAGACTCCAAGAACGCTATACTGGAAAAGATAAAGAAACAGCAGGCGGATTTGCAAAAACAGCGCAACAACCTGAAGGTGTTAATCGGTCAGGCAGACAGTAAAAAAGAGGAATACCTCGCCCAGATTAAACAGCTGACCCAGGAGAAGGAGAACCTAAAGAACCTGCTTAAAAAGATAATCGAGCAGGAGAAGAAAAGACAACAGCAGCTTAAAAGACTGAAACACAAAGAAGCCATAAACCCAAAACTCATCACCAAGGAATTTAAGGCGCTCTCAGGCAGGGTTGCACCCCCCGTATCGGGTAAGGTTATATCGACCTTTGGAAGGAAGTACGACCCATTGTTTAAGGTTTATACAAGAAACGACGGCATAGACATAAAGGCGAAAAAGCACGCATGCGTTAGGGTTATAGCTTACGGCAAGGTGGGATTTTCTGGCGATCTGCCCGGATACGGCGGAGTGGTTATAGTAAACCACCTAAACGGATACTATACGGTCTATGGGGGTGTTGAGAGCTCCCTAAAGGTAGGCAGGATAGTAAAGGCCCATCAATGTATTGGAAGATTGCAGAAGAATATATTACACTTTGAAATCAGGAGGCATTCGGTGCCGTTGAATCCACTAAATTTCTTAGACAGGAGGTTTTTGAAATGAAGAGGCTCTTGGCCGCTTTTGCGTTGATTGTGTTGATGGCTAATGTGGGTTTTGCAAACCCCACCGAGTATGAGAAGCTCAAGGTGTTTGCAAAGGTTATGGCCATAATAGAGAACAACTATGTGGATAAGGTAAGCCAGACCAAATTGATAGATGATGCCATAAAGGGCATGGTTAGCTCGCTTGATCCGCACTCCTCCTATATGACGAAGGAGGAATACAAGGAGCTTAAGATAACCACGACGGGTAAATTTGGCGGCCTCGGCATGGTTGTTAGCATGAAGGACGGCATTCTAACCGTTGTGTCGCCGATTGAGGATACGCCGGCTTATAAGGCTGGTATAAAGGCCGGCGATGCCATCATAAAGATAAACGGCGAAAGCACGCTCGGTATGACGCTTGAGCAGGCTGTAAAGCTTTTGAGGGGCAAGCCCGGCACAAAGGTCACGATAACGATTCTGAGGAAGAACTCGAAAAAACCGTTCGATCTGACCATCACGAGGGCCATTATCCATGTCAAGAGCGTAAAGTTTAAAAAATACGGCAATATAGGCTATATCAGGATTACGCAGTTCCAGAGCGGGACAACCAAGGAGCTTAAGAGTGCTTTGGATAAGCTAAAAGGTATAAGCGGCCTTGTTATAGACCTAAGAAACGATCCGGGCGGTCTTTTGAGGGAGGCCATAGGTGTTTGCGATGTCTTCATCAAGAAGGGCGTTATCGTTTCGATAAGGGGAAGGAGCAAGAACGATGTTCAATACTTCTATGCCCATGATGACAAGAACGAGCCCTCCTATCCAATAGTCGTTCTGATTAATGCAGGCACAGCCTCAGCCGCAGAGATCGTATCCGGGTGTTTGAAGGATCACCACAGGGCCATAATCATGGGTATTAGGAGCTTCGGTAAGGGTTCTGTCCAGTCTATAATACCGTTGGGCGACGGTTCTGCCTTAAGATTGACCACAGCCCGCTATTACACCCCCTCAGGCAAGAGCATCCAGGCCGTTGGCATAAAGCCGGATATTGTCGTGAAGCAGGCCAAGATAGTTGAGGAGGAGTCAAACAGTTACAGCTTAAGGGAGAGTGATTTGATTCACCATCTAAATAACCCTCAGGCCAAGAAGACCAAGAAGACGCTCGATTTTGAAAAGGAGCTTAAAAACGACTATCAGCTTTTGAGGGCTATTGAGCTTATAAAGGCTGAGGATCTGGTATGCAAAACAAGGCAATCCCAATAGCCGTTGCCTTTGTTATCCTTTTTATTCAGACAGCTTTTGCAGCAAGCTCCCTGTTTCTTTTGAAGCAGAAGA
It encodes:
- the hemA gene encoding glutamyl-tRNA reductase, with amino-acid sequence MNSIVLIGTNHNTSPQDIRERLAFDNNRLDRYLRELKSIDGVVEVMVISTCNRVEVLYVSEGDVKDRIVDYLSKHSGIEKKELEGYLYVKEGLEAVRHIFRVASSLDSMVVGEPQILGQIKDAYKWSVEFLTSGATINRIMRRAFHAAKVVKANTDISRGAVSVAYAGYLGVSKLIDLEGKRVLSIGSSEMNRLALEYFSKHGADIYALANRTKGNIEDLCEKYNAPAYGLDEIGHILPEVDIVITATSSKEPIIKKCDIPNKNLIILDLALPRDTQKGVEDLENVVVIFIDDLKNVVDETLKERKKQAQIAERIIDDELKAYQEYVESLNYDEVVKQIRLTAERIRKLELYKFQKIYKNKVDDEIIDGVDKLTRSLISKILHQPTMNIKDFLNHPEGDLYVELLRRLFGLSKSKRDVRCFFSENN
- the hemC gene encoding hydroxymethylbilane synthase, which translates into the protein MLLLRKQLKIGTRGSKLALWQAEFVKKRLADLGFECEIVPIKTGGDKTDKPLYQLGGKGLFVKDIEKALMDKTIDIAVHSLKDMSVFEDERFDFVVLERDYWQDVFVSFKGNFLDIDKGARIGTSSLRRRAELIQYRDDFEFVDLRGNLDTRLKKLKDGEIDAIVVSKSGLKRLGLYDEGYMYDLGFMTPAAGQGVIAVEFLSDFEFRDELKQLEDEKTRICIDSERAFVRQFNAACNYPIGALARFEGDEFFMQITYGFPENLKRIIKYSRRDISPLFVFSDIVEYVKEKVRDYENRG
- a CDS encoding uroporphyrinogen-III synthase → MRIGVDEHLSLRFFPYIDVRVGFEKGLDRRFLLKCKGIDQNEYELFLSHDTDGSDIAITSKVRPFHKARVLFSANREDLVKYTQLYDEVFKIHPVVSMDFRGVDFIMDNSSRWVVFTSKRAVEFFFKRINPRCLCNKNIAAIGEKTALALKEKGFQLDYVPEEFYSSSLIEFLKDKEDVLIITALKYNKAYDELENVKVLPVYENFIPDEIEYFKPEGEFDFGLFSSPSAFWHIKEAFGSYDFAKRIKRIIAIGKTTKSYIESCGFEAEIPAKATIDEMFKYIFKE
- a CDS encoding transketolase, with the protein product MGEFDNLERIARDLRKDILIMLNKAGSGHSGGSLSVLDILVALYFGGIMNYKPEDPQWEDRDRLVLSKGHACPALYAVLAKAGFFDRDLLWTLRKLGSPLQGHPDSKKLKGVEASTGSLGNGISQAVGMALAAKVLKKRYKVFCVMGDGELQEGIVWEAFMAANHYKLSNLVVIIDYNGLQIDGACNQVMNINPLKDKLEAFGFRTYEIGGHVYKNLIDTLTTAKRNVISPTAIIARTVKGYGVSFMANKVEYHGVAPTDEELEKALKELDNGA
- a CDS encoding transketolase family protein → MELKATREAYGKALVEIGKMDNRVVVLDADLSGSTKSAEFKKQFPDRFFNLGIAEANMAGVAAGLALSGLKPYASSFAVFITGRAFEIIRQSICYQDLHVVLCGSHSGISVGEDGGSHQSVADIALMRALPNMKVIVPADYSETYQATLATLDMEGPVYIRTSRAKSPVFMQNEPFELGRSKVVREGKTATLFACGMMVHLALEAAEILTKDGIELEVVNVSSIKPLDRETVYNSVKKTGRAFSLEEHSVIGGLGSAIGEFLAEELPVFIHKMGLEDRFGESGSKEDLFCKYGFTKEAIAERIKERLNG
- a CDS encoding cell division ATP-binding protein FtsE — translated: MVEFIGVVKSFNKRMVFSNLSFRIASGRINQIILPQSGGKSTIIKMVYGAEKPDSGFVRVFDFNVSDLNYSGILLLRRYLGIIFEDIRLISNMTVKENLSAITRLTKRNLYLSEEIFEMLSIGHLLDKYPHELSISEQSLVNIARGVIYNFPLVIADEPLRYLSEDYRIRVIRLFKYLNEKKGITFLIATLAPIDDDFYTVELEGL
- a CDS encoding cell division protein FtsX, translating into MRRDNVKIALFFVFVSFVLSMSILMSIFFVMNNYIQQKKSKTPLYLFCSPNSTFKDVKNLVDTIKQKKGVLSVRLITRDDAFKEMVKKFSIDKDLFSTNPFPYSIEVFFQPSYTNKEFFDEFAKSIENPIIEDIRYPKTLLKDIESLHQKLLYFSEAVVGLLYATQFIVFVSLMTIFYSHRKFDYDTLKFFGINRLTILRLFMKETITPAFWGFLFSVVIVALLYFVYGKYGQIPYISKEMLQSSQKSTFALNVVIGFMFILVSSVLVFFVNDEKV
- a CDS encoding murein hydrolase activator EnvC family protein, encoding MKRFSLLIALFVLLPLSCFPVNKKTIEQKLKNIDQTIMKKKSDYDKLRQQYIDLLNKVKSTDSKINDLKIRIKKAKRDLNLLNKKIENLKREIGSVSESLNKQKKELSLELKAYYKYSRISPYYQEGVWFDYMNGFIADYMQKRIKSYLNKNAYLKDRMARLKHYIDSKNAILEKIKKQQADLQKQRNNLKVLIGQADSKKEEYLAQIKQLTQEKENLKNLLKKIIEQEKKRQQQLKRLKHKEAINPKLITKEFKALSGRVAPPVSGKVISTFGRKYDPLFKVYTRNDGIDIKAKKHACVRVIAYGKVGFSGDLPGYGGVVIVNHLNGYYTVYGGVESSLKVGRIVKAHQCIGRLQKNILHFEIRRHSVPLNPLNFLDRRFLK
- a CDS encoding S41 family peptidase — its product is MKRLLAAFALIVLMANVGFANPTEYEKLKVFAKVMAIIENNYVDKVSQTKLIDDAIKGMVSSLDPHSSYMTKEEYKELKITTTGKFGGLGMVVSMKDGILTVVSPIEDTPAYKAGIKAGDAIIKINGESTLGMTLEQAVKLLRGKPGTKVTITILRKNSKKPFDLTITRAIIHVKSVKFKKYGNIGYIRITQFQSGTTKELKSALDKLKGISGLVIDLRNDPGGLLREAIGVCDVFIKKGVIVSIRGRSKNDVQYFYAHDDKNEPSYPIVVLINAGTASAAEIVSGCLKDHHRAIIMGIRSFGKGSVQSIIPLGDGSALRLTTARYYTPSGKSIQAVGIKPDIVVKQAKIVEEESNSYSLRESDLIHHLNNPQAKKTKKTLDFEKELKNDYQLLRAIELIKAEDLVCKTRQSQ